The genomic segment CAGAAGTGGTCAATCGGAACTGGTCCACCAGATTTAGTGTACTAGATCTGGTCCATCAGAACTTGTCTACCAATGGTGCATCATACAGCTTCAACataagaatatgaaaaaatatagaacaattgatgaaaaaagaaaaatatagtttgttgatttagttttaaattggacaaaacataaaaagacaAGAGACAGgacaagaaataatataataaaaaataaaaaaaataaaaatttagaagaGTTACATTCGTCTTTATACTTGTAGCTTGTGGTATTGCTTTTAAAGAAGTAAACGAATGTGGTAGAATGCACAAGATAAGTTTTGGAATGTGgtagatttattaaaaaaaacaaaaaaaaaaacagtaaattgtttttttttaataataaatagacCTGAATCCCCCAACTAGTGGACTGATTAGTGGTTACTGGTTAACTAGGAAGTAGGGAcacaaaagtcaaaaatatCTTATCTATAAATGGATACAATACACAAGGCAAGTAGTCATGAGCACTCAACTCAAACactaattaagatttaagagcaatgtcttcttcttcttcgtcttatTCAACCAAGCTTGTGTTCTTAGCTTGTCTCGTCTTGTTCACATCTTCGAACAAACTCGTGGCTGGAGAATCCGACAAAGTTAAGCTCAATCTTTACTACGAATCACTTTGTCCTTCTTGTCAGAATTTCATTGTCCATTATCTAGGCAAAGTCTTTAGCACCGATCTCCACACAATCACCGATCTCAAGCTTGTTCCATTCGGTAACGCCCACGTCTCGGACGATCTTACCGTCACTTGCCAGGTTCTAGTCaattttcctctctctctctctttttaattggtcttaattatatgattatctCTTAAACTGATTCTAAACGCTTtatgtttgttaaatttgtgaAGCATGGTGAAGAAGAATGTAAACTAAACGCCCTTGAAGCGTGCGCCATAAGCACTTGGCCAAATCAGGTATATAATTAATGATTACTCCATTTTGTTCATCATATATGTACTACTATTGTTTTTGGTGACAAAATgaattatgaaaaattaatgtGATGGGTTTTGGAACGCAGAGATTGCACTATAGGTTTATACGGTGCGTTGAAACTAACACGAATGCTTGGGAGTCATGTGCTAAAAAGTATGGAGGTGACAAAGCAATTAGTGATTGTTACAATGGTGATCTCTCT from the Camelina sativa cultivar DH55 chromosome 12, Cs, whole genome shotgun sequence genome contains:
- the LOC104732410 gene encoding gamma-interferon-inducible-lysosomal thiol reductase, whose translation is MSSSSSSYSTKLVFLACLVLFTSSNKLVAGESDKVKLNLYYESLCPSCQNFIVHYLGKVFSTDLHTITDLKLVPFGNAHVSDDLTVTCQHGEEECKLNALEACAISTWPNQRLHYRFIRCVETNTNAWESCAKKYGGDKAISDCYNGDLSKELILGYANQTLSLKPEHKYVPWMTLNGEPLYENIDNFVDLVCKAYNGKAALPKLCNSSALSKMKVPMLQFSYAN